A window from Jannaschia sp. S6380 encodes these proteins:
- a CDS encoding GNAT family N-acetyltransferase: MTEREIEISVTPGLGDVAPGDWDACACPEASDGGPPNDPFTTHRFLSALERSGSVGEGTGWQLQHLIARAEGKIIACAPMYAKGHSQGEYIFDHNWAHAWERAGGDYYPKLQIAVPFTPATGRRFLLRPGFEETGFRALVQAATQLTEQNDLSSLHITFCTEAERTAGAALGLMARSSQQYHWFNDGYADFDAFLGALSSRKRKTIRRERAVAQAFGGTIAAYTGDALRPEHWDAFWHFYQDTGARKWGRPYLTRAFFDAVQETMRDDVLLVLAERDGTPVAGALNFIGRDTMYGRYWGAVEHHPMLHFELCYYQAIDAAIARGQSRVEAGAQGEHKLARGYLPVTCHSLHHIPDPGFRAAVSQFLTAEARAVEHDIEVLTAYGPFRREPVEEQQ; this comes from the coding sequence ATGACCGAACGCGAAATCGAGATCAGCGTCACGCCCGGCCTGGGTGACGTGGCGCCCGGTGATTGGGACGCCTGCGCCTGCCCCGAGGCGTCCGATGGCGGCCCCCCGAACGATCCGTTCACCACCCACCGCTTCCTCTCGGCGCTGGAACGCAGCGGCTCGGTCGGGGAGGGAACGGGCTGGCAGCTACAACACCTGATCGCGCGGGCGGAAGGGAAGATCATCGCCTGCGCGCCGATGTACGCCAAGGGGCACAGCCAGGGCGAGTACATCTTCGACCACAACTGGGCCCATGCCTGGGAACGCGCGGGCGGCGACTATTATCCCAAGCTGCAGATCGCGGTGCCCTTCACGCCCGCGACGGGGCGGCGCTTCCTGCTGCGCCCGGGCTTCGAGGAGACCGGCTTCCGCGCCCTTGTCCAGGCCGCGACCCAATTGACCGAACAGAACGATCTCAGTTCGCTCCACATCACCTTCTGCACCGAGGCGGAACGGACGGCCGGTGCCGCCCTCGGCCTGATGGCGCGGTCCAGTCAGCAATATCACTGGTTCAACGACGGCTATGCCGATTTCGACGCCTTTCTCGGCGCGCTCAGTTCGCGCAAGCGCAAGACGATCCGCCGCGAACGGGCCGTGGCCCAGGCGTTCGGCGGCACCATCGCTGCCTATACCGGCGACGCGCTCCGCCCCGAACATTGGGATGCGTTCTGGCACTTCTATCAGGACACGGGCGCGCGGAAATGGGGCCGCCCCTATCTGACGCGGGCGTTCTTCGATGCCGTGCAGGAGACGATGCGCGACGACGTGCTGCTGGTCCTGGCCGAACGCGACGGCACGCCCGTCGCCGGGGCGCTGAACTTCATCGGGCGCGACACGATGTACGGCCGCTATTGGGGCGCGGTGGAACATCATCCGATGCTGCATTTCGAGCTGTGCTACTACCAAGCTATCGATGCCGCGATCGCCCGCGGCCAATCGCGGGTGGAGGCCGGCGCCCAAGGCGAACACAAGCTGGCACGCGGCTACCTTCCGGTGACCTGCCACAGCCTGCATCACATCCCCGATCCGGGGTTTCGCGCGGCGGTGTCGCAGTTCCTGACCGCCGAGGCGCGCGCCGTGGAACACGACATCGAGGTCCTGACCGCCTACGGTCCCTTTCGACGCGAACCGGTGGAGGAACAGCAATGA
- a CDS encoding glycerophosphodiester phosphodiesterase family protein: protein MTLPASFLTGGHIAHRGLHGPGRPENSMDAFRAALDLGIPIELDVQPSADGVAMAFHDNHMRRLTGLDLLVDSLDADALGGTALRGGNGGVPRLSQVLDLVAGRVPLLIEVKDRDGAMGPDVGPLEAAVIADLARYDGDVAVMSFNPHAVACFQRDAPHLPRGLVTAAFRAEHWPDLSAETRARLARIPDIDRLGASFISHEAAALDMPRVAEIKATGLPILCWTVRSRAEELRARRVADAVTFEGYLP, encoded by the coding sequence ATGACCCTTCCCGCCAGCTTCCTGACCGGCGGTCACATCGCCCATCGCGGCCTGCACGGGCCGGGCCGGCCCGAGAACTCGATGGATGCGTTCCGGGCCGCGCTCGACCTCGGGATCCCGATCGAGCTGGACGTCCAGCCCTCCGCCGATGGCGTCGCCATGGCGTTCCACGACAACCACATGCGGCGACTGACGGGCCTCGACCTGCTGGTCGACAGCCTGGATGCGGATGCATTGGGCGGAACGGCCCTACGGGGCGGGAACGGTGGCGTACCGCGGTTGTCGCAGGTTCTGGACCTGGTTGCGGGCCGCGTGCCGCTCCTGATCGAAGTGAAGGACCGCGATGGCGCGATGGGCCCCGATGTCGGCCCGCTGGAGGCGGCGGTGATCGCCGATCTGGCTCGATATGACGGCGACGTCGCGGTGATGTCCTTCAACCCGCACGCCGTCGCCTGTTTTCAACGCGATGCGCCGCATCTGCCCCGCGGCCTGGTGACCGCGGCCTTCCGGGCCGAACACTGGCCCGACCTGTCGGCAGAGACCCGCGCCCGGCTGGCCCGGATCCCCGATATCGACCGTCTCGGCGCGTCCTTCATTAGCCACGAGGCCGCCGCCCTCGACATGCCGCGCGTGGCCGAGATCAAGGCCACGGGGCTGCCGATCCTCTGCTGGACGGTCCGGTCCCGGGCCGAGGAGTTGCGCGCCCGGCGCGTGGCCGATGCCGTGACCTTCGAAGGCTACTTGCCGTGA
- a CDS encoding RidA family protein, translating into MSFSETLSRLGVTLPDAPAPAANYVPAVRMDDMLFVSGQISNGPDGMIKGRLGDGMSVEDGAAAARQCAINLLAQVKAACDGDIDRLVRVVKLTGFVNCTPDFGDQPAVINGASDFLVEALGEAGRHSRSAVGATLPFGVAVEIEGIFQVR; encoded by the coding sequence ATGTCTTTCTCGGAAACCCTTTCCCGTCTCGGCGTGACCCTGCCCGACGCACCGGCCCCGGCGGCGAATTACGTGCCCGCGGTCCGCATGGACGACATGCTTTTCGTCTCGGGCCAGATCTCGAACGGGCCGGACGGGATGATCAAGGGGCGCCTGGGTGACGGGATGTCGGTCGAGGACGGGGCCGCAGCGGCCCGTCAATGCGCCATCAACCTGCTGGCCCAGGTCAAGGCGGCCTGCGACGGCGACATCGACCGGCTGGTCCGGGTGGTCAAGCTGACGGGCTTCGTCAACTGCACGCCGGATTTCGGCGACCAGCCCGCCGTCATCAACGGCGCGTCCGATTTTCTGGTCGAGGCCCTGGGCGAGGCCGGTCGGCACAGCCGGTCCGCCGTGGGGGCCACGCTTCCCTTCGGCGTCGCCGTTGAGATCGAAGGCATCTTCCAGGTAAGATGA
- a CDS encoding HlyD family type I secretion periplasmic adaptor subunit: MTRLPAPAVATPPAAGAGGWSARRHLVIGVLGLVILVGGFGSWSVLANISGAIISPGRIAVDSNRQIVQHPDGGVVTEILVREGDRVEAGDTLVRLDPTPLRSNAEILRGQLQEISARSARLVAERDEAEAITFPEILTEAADDPDVADMIEGQRNLFAARAASRAREVEQLGRRRDQIASQVDGIAAQSEALELQLQFIREELDAQRSLLDRGLAQAPRVLSLQREEAGLLGRVGELEATVAELEGRATEIDLEVLKLGNRAREEAISELRDLRFRELELAEQYRAITEQMSRLEVTAPVPGVVYDLQVFAERSVIRAAEPVAYIVPQDRPLVIQTRVDPIHIDQVFPGQPVTLRLPTFDARTTPELFGSIVRVSPDAFTDEATGQTFYQAEVLPNEGELDRLNDQILLPGMPVEAYLRTDDRTPLAYLVKPLADYFNRAFRE, from the coding sequence ATGACCCGCCTGCCCGCGCCGGCCGTCGCCACGCCACCCGCCGCCGGCGCCGGCGGCTGGTCGGCCCGGCGGCACCTTGTCATTGGGGTTCTGGGGCTGGTGATCCTGGTCGGCGGCTTCGGGTCGTGGTCGGTCCTGGCCAACATCTCGGGCGCGATCATCTCGCCCGGGCGGATCGCGGTCGACAGCAACCGGCAGATCGTCCAGCACCCCGACGGCGGCGTCGTGACCGAGATCCTCGTCCGCGAAGGCGACCGGGTCGAGGCCGGCGACACGCTGGTCCGGCTCGACCCGACGCCGCTGCGTTCGAACGCCGAGATCCTGCGTGGCCAGTTGCAGGAGATCTCCGCCCGCTCCGCCCGCCTGGTGGCCGAGCGGGACGAGGCCGAGGCGATCACCTTTCCCGAAATCCTTACGGAGGCCGCCGACGACCCCGACGTGGCCGACATGATCGAGGGTCAGCGCAACCTGTTCGCCGCGCGCGCCGCATCCCGCGCTCGCGAGGTCGAACAGCTGGGCCGCCGCAGGGACCAGATCGCGAGTCAGGTGGACGGCATCGCCGCGCAGTCCGAGGCGTTGGAGCTGCAGCTGCAATTCATCCGCGAGGAGCTGGACGCGCAGCGCAGCCTGCTGGATCGCGGTCTGGCGCAGGCTCCGCGGGTCCTGTCGCTGCAGCGCGAGGAGGCGGGCCTGCTGGGGCGCGTGGGCGAGTTGGAGGCGACCGTGGCCGAGTTGGAAGGCCGCGCGACCGAAATCGACCTGGAGGTCCTCAAGCTCGGCAATCGCGCGCGGGAGGAGGCGATCTCGGAGCTGCGCGACCTGCGCTTCCGCGAGCTGGAACTGGCCGAGCAGTACCGCGCCATCACCGAACAGATGTCTCGGCTGGAGGTGACGGCCCCGGTTCCGGGCGTGGTCTACGACCTGCAGGTCTTCGCCGAACGGTCGGTCATCCGTGCCGCCGAACCGGTGGCCTATATCGTCCCGCAGGACCGGCCCCTGGTGATCCAGACGCGCGTCGATCCGATCCATATCGACCAGGTCTTCCCGGGTCAGCCGGTCACGCTGCGCCTGCCCACCTTCGACGCGCGCACCACGCCCGAGCTGTTCGGCTCGATCGTCCGCGTCTCGCCCGATGCCTTTACCGACGAGGCGACGGGCCAGACCTTCTACCAGGCCGAGGTGCTGCCGAACGAGGGCGAGCTCGACCGCCTGAACGACCAGATCCTGCTGCCCGGCATGCCGGTCGAAGCGTATCTGCGCACCGACGACCGCACGCCGCTGGCCTATCTGGTCAAGCCCCTGGCCGACTATTTCAACCGCGCTTTCCGGGAGTAA
- a CDS encoding type I secretion system permease/ATPase — MRSPRPSNRPSGSEEVASVRKQANGLLWMTFLFSMAVNALMLTGPIYMLQVYDRVLGSRAEETLIALSVLVTFLFLMMGILDYARGRVMARVGARFQSALDGRVFAAHLRRAAATPGGAGGRNPLRDLEAVQRLLSSPVFLALFDIPWTPLFLTAIFIFHPYLGLLAVGGGLILICLAAINQWMTSGPMTEANSATARAELTAQQLVSEAELVQSLGMRGAAFRRWMKARGASLTQSIGFSDRSGFFTVTTKTLRLFLQSAMLGLGAWLVLQNELTAGAMIAGSILMGRALAPIEMVIGQWQLVHAARRGRTAVIDLLDQVAPDGQRTPLPRPQALMVGENLTIVPPGATQASLRAVSFVLRPGQAMGVIGASGAGKTSLAKAVTGAWPPAGGRIRLDSATLDQYDPDVLGSYIGYLPQTVTLFDGTIAENIARLQDDADPARIVEAAKKAAAHEMILQQPMGYDTPVSAVGGRLSGGQIQRVGLARAMFGDPAILVLDEPNSNLDNEGTQALNSAIRTMKEEGRSIIIIAHRPAAIQECDTLLMLENGNRVAFGPREEVLEKMVANHSEIARAAGSGGVR; from the coding sequence ATGAGATCCCCGCGCCCAAGCAATCGACCCTCCGGTTCGGAAGAGGTGGCCTCCGTCCGCAAGCAGGCGAACGGGCTGCTCTGGATGACGTTCCTGTTCTCGATGGCCGTGAACGCGCTGATGCTGACCGGGCCGATCTACATGCTGCAGGTCTATGACCGGGTCCTGGGTTCCCGCGCCGAGGAGACGCTGATCGCGCTGTCGGTGCTGGTGACATTCCTGTTTCTGATGATGGGCATCCTCGACTACGCCCGCGGCCGGGTGATGGCGCGCGTGGGTGCCCGGTTCCAGTCGGCGCTCGACGGGCGGGTCTTCGCCGCGCACCTGCGCCGCGCGGCCGCGACGCCGGGCGGCGCGGGCGGTCGCAACCCGCTCCGCGACCTCGAGGCGGTGCAGCGCCTGCTCTCCTCGCCGGTTTTCCTGGCGCTCTTCGACATTCCGTGGACGCCGCTCTTCCTGACGGCGATCTTCATCTTCCATCCCTACCTGGGTCTGCTCGCCGTCGGCGGCGGCCTTATCCTGATCTGCCTGGCCGCGATCAACCAATGGATGACCTCGGGGCCCATGACCGAAGCCAACAGCGCCACCGCCCGGGCCGAACTGACGGCGCAGCAGCTCGTCTCCGAGGCCGAGCTGGTCCAGAGCCTTGGCATGCGGGGCGCCGCCTTCCGCCGCTGGATGAAGGCGCGGGGCGCGTCGTTGACGCAATCCATCGGCTTCTCGGACCGCTCGGGCTTCTTCACGGTCACGACCAAGACGCTGCGGCTGTTCCTGCAATCGGCGATGCTGGGCCTTGGCGCCTGGCTGGTGCTGCAGAACGAGTTGACGGCGGGCGCGATGATCGCCGGTTCGATCCTGATGGGCCGCGCGCTTGCCCCGATCGAGATGGTGATCGGGCAATGGCAGCTGGTCCACGCGGCGCGGCGCGGCCGCACGGCGGTGATCGACCTTCTGGACCAGGTGGCGCCAGACGGGCAGCGCACGCCATTGCCTCGCCCCCAGGCCCTGATGGTTGGCGAAAACCTGACGATCGTGCCGCCCGGCGCCACGCAGGCCAGCCTGCGCGCGGTGTCCTTCGTGCTGCGGCCCGGCCAGGCGATGGGCGTGATCGGCGCGTCGGGGGCGGGCAAGACCTCGCTCGCGAAGGCCGTGACCGGCGCCTGGCCCCCCGCCGGCGGCCGCATCCGCCTCGATAGCGCGACGCTCGACCAGTACGATCCCGACGTCCTGGGCAGCTATATCGGATACCTGCCGCAGACCGTGACGCTGTTCGACGGCACCATCGCCGAGAACATCGCCCGCCTGCAGGACGACGCCGATCCCGCCCGCATCGTCGAGGCGGCCAAGAAGGCCGCGGCGCATGAGATGATCCTGCAGCAGCCCATGGGGTACGACACGCCGGTCTCGGCGGTGGGCGGGCGCCTGTCGGGCGGCCAGATCCAACGCGTCGGCCTTGCCCGCGCGATGTTCGGCGACCCTGCCATCCTCGTCCTCGACGAGCCGAACTCCAACCTCGACAACGAGGGGACGCAGGCCCTCAACAGCGCCATCCGCACCATGAAGGAGGAAGGCCGCTCGATCATCATCATCGCACACCGTCCCGCCGCGATCCAGGAATGCGACACGCTGCTGATGCTGGAGAACGGCAACCGCGTGGCCTTCGGCCCGCGCGAGGAGGTGCTGGAAAAGATGGTGGCCAACCATTCCGAGATCGCCCGCGCCGCCGGTTCGGGGGGCGTCCGATGA
- a CDS encoding PBP1A family penicillin-binding protein, with amino-acid sequence MAKPTKKRLVADKRRTARAPAKRTAPKKRTRRAAPRRGLLGWILWPFRFALRLGWALAWRGAVVVALILAVATAWNYTRIPDMATLADGRARGSVTLQDREGRTFAWRGDNFGGLITMEGVSPHLANAVIASEDKRFYRHLGISPRGIAGAMRTNLRAGRGPFSGSGGSTITQQVAKLLCLGNDYDPTSGMTEAQFEADCRAGSVWRKLKEIPYAFALEAKFSKDEILSIYLNRAYLGAGARGFAAASQRYFGKSVARLEPTEAAMLSGLLPAPSYYAPTNNLQRAQDRARTVLVLMRDQGLLNSAEFTRAMENPATLSPAARQDTGGYFADWVMSDGPDFLTGETTEDVIVRTTLDQSIQKAAERALRHVFETKVSPGSEAQAAIVVMSADGAVRAMVGGRDTRGGGQFNRAIQAVRQTGSSFKPFVYAAALDLGWRYNSTVLDSELAIDVPGSGTYSPDNYTNQFYGEVSLTEALARSLNAATVRLSENVGRDVVRNVATQFGIESDLAEGPALALGVSESTLLEMTGAYAGILNGGTSVTPYGLSSLTLRGENTPLLDHDSGLGERVITDDAARQLVYMMSRVIAEGTGTRAQLPDGRPAAGKTGTTQAARDAWFVGFTGDYVAGVWMGYDDNTPLKGVTGGGLPAEIWRETMTRVHEGTPVTPLPMIEPAATPRPDPQPQVAREPQQRQRQHREPDIAERILMDVLGGIFRRD; translated from the coding sequence ATGGCCAAACCCACGAAGAAGCGCCTGGTGGCCGACAAGCGGCGGACGGCGCGTGCCCCGGCCAAGCGCACGGCGCCGAAGAAACGCACGCGGCGCGCGGCGCCGCGGCGCGGCTTGCTGGGCTGGATCCTGTGGCCGTTCCGGTTCGCATTGCGACTGGGCTGGGCGTTGGCCTGGCGCGGCGCGGTCGTGGTCGCGCTGATCCTGGCGGTGGCCACGGCCTGGAACTACACCCGCATTCCCGACATGGCGACGCTGGCCGACGGGCGCGCCCGCGGGTCGGTCACGCTGCAGGACCGCGAGGGGCGGACATTCGCGTGGCGCGGCGACAATTTCGGCGGGCTGATCACGATGGAGGGCGTCTCGCCGCATCTGGCCAACGCCGTCATCGCGTCCGAGGACAAGCGCTTCTACCGCCATCTGGGCATCAGTCCGCGCGGGATCGCGGGGGCGATGCGCACCAACCTGCGGGCCGGCCGGGGGCCATTCTCGGGCTCGGGCGGGTCGACGATCACGCAGCAGGTGGCGAAACTCCTGTGCCTGGGCAACGACTACGATCCGACCTCCGGCATGACCGAGGCGCAGTTCGAGGCGGATTGCCGGGCCGGCAGTGTCTGGCGCAAGCTGAAGGAGATCCCCTACGCCTTCGCGCTCGAGGCGAAGTTCTCCAAGGACGAAATCCTGTCGATCTACCTCAACCGCGCCTATCTGGGCGCGGGCGCGCGCGGGTTCGCCGCCGCGTCGCAGCGGTATTTCGGCAAGTCCGTCGCCCGGCTGGAGCCGACCGAGGCGGCCATGCTTTCGGGCCTGCTGCCGGCGCCGTCCTACTATGCGCCCACCAACAACCTGCAGCGCGCGCAGGACCGCGCCAGGACGGTGCTGGTGCTAATGCGCGACCAGGGCCTGCTCAACAGCGCGGAATTCACCCGCGCGATGGAGAACCCCGCCACGCTGTCGCCGGCCGCGCGCCAGGACACCGGCGGCTATTTTGCCGATTGGGTGATGTCGGACGGCCCCGATTTCCTGACCGGCGAGACGACCGAGGACGTGATCGTGCGCACCACGCTGGACCAGAGCATCCAGAAGGCCGCCGAACGCGCGTTGCGCCATGTGTTCGAGACCAAGGTCTCCCCGGGCTCGGAGGCGCAGGCCGCGATCGTGGTCATGTCCGCCGACGGGGCCGTGCGCGCCATGGTCGGGGGCCGCGACACGCGCGGCGGCGGCCAGTTCAACCGCGCCATCCAGGCCGTGCGGCAGACCGGGTCCAGCTTCAAGCCGTTCGTCTATGCCGCCGCGCTCGACCTTGGTTGGCGCTACAACTCGACGGTGCTGGACAGCGAACTGGCGATCGACGTGCCCGGTTCGGGCACCTATTCGCCCGACAACTACACCAACCAGTTCTACGGCGAAGTTTCGCTGACCGAGGCGCTGGCCCGCTCGCTCAACGCGGCGACCGTCCGCCTGTCCGAGAATGTCGGACGCGACGTCGTCCGCAACGTCGCCACGCAGTTCGGCATCGAAAGCGACCTGGCCGAAGGGCCGGCCCTGGCCCTGGGCGTCAGCGAGAGCACCCTGCTGGAGATGACCGGCGCCTATGCCGGCATCCTGAACGGCGGCACGAGCGTCACGCCCTATGGCCTGTCCTCGCTGACCCTGCGGGGCGAGAACACGCCGCTCTTGGACCATGACAGCGGCTTGGGCGAACGGGTCATCACCGACGACGCCGCCCGGCAACTGGTCTACATGATGTCGCGCGTCATCGCCGAGGGGACGGGAACCCGGGCGCAGCTGCCCGACGGGCGCCCGGCCGCCGGCAAGACCGGGACGACCCAGGCCGCGCGCGACGCGTGGTTCGTGGGCTTCACCGGCGACTATGTCGCGGGCGTCTGGATGGGCTACGACGACAACACGCCGCTGAAGGGCGTGACCGGCGGCGGTCTGCCGGCCGAGATCTGGCGCGAGACGATGACCCGCGTCCACGAGGGCACGCCGGTCACGCCGCTGCCGATGATCGAACCGGCCGCCACGCCGCGCCCCGATCCGCAACCGCAGGTCGCGCGCGAGCCGCAGCAGCGGCAGCGCCAGCACCGGGAGCCGGACATCGCCGAGCGCATCCTGATGGACGTCCTGGGCGGAATCTTCCGCCGCGATTGA
- a CDS encoding P-II family nitrogen regulator, translating to MKLIIAAIKPFKLEEVREALTNLGVRGMMVTEIKGFGSQSGHTEIYRGAEYAVNFVPKIKLEIVVPATMADQVVETIAATAKTDKIGDGKIFVLDVEQAVRVRTGELNDDAI from the coding sequence GTGAAACTGATCATTGCAGCGATCAAGCCGTTCAAGCTGGAGGAGGTGCGCGAGGCGCTGACCAATCTCGGCGTGCGCGGCATGATGGTCACCGAGATCAAGGGCTTCGGCAGCCAGTCCGGCCATACCGAGATCTACCGCGGCGCCGAATACGCCGTGAATTTCGTCCCGAAGATCAAGCTGGAGATCGTCGTACCCGCCACGATGGCCGACCAGGTCGTCGAGACCATCGCCGCGACCGCCAAGACCGACAAGATCGGCGACGGCAAGATCTTCGTCCTGGACGTCGAGCAGGCCGTGCGCGTCCGCACCGGCGAGCTGAACGACGACGCGATCTGA
- a CDS encoding ammonium transporter, producing the protein MKLRNACLSAAALSILPTMALAQDVAVPEFATYADTAYIFNTLLFLVGGFLVFWMAAGFAMLEAGLVRSKNVTMQLTKNISLFSIAAIMYWLIGYGIMYPGDDWTVVGYLGALFVPAVLEPVGAGADMVDVTYASVGSDFFFQLMFVATTASIVSGTLAERIKLWPFLAFIVVLTGLIYPIEASWQWGGGWLSEAGFSDFAGSTLVHAAGGFAALAGAIVLGPRLGKYAKDGRVVPMPGSNLALATLGTFILWLGWFGFNGASQLAMGTIGDVTDISRIFANTNMAAAAGAVAALLMTQIIYNKVDLTMVLNGALAGLVSITAGPLDPTLFGALWIGAVGGIIVVFAVPMLDRMKIDDVVGAIPVHLIAGFWGTLVVPVYTDGTSFGTQILGFVAIGAFVFIASLVVWLILKALGGIRVDEEAEINGLDMAELGMEAYPEFARG; encoded by the coding sequence ATGAAACTCCGCAACGCATGCCTGTCCGCCGCGGCCCTTTCGATCCTGCCCACCATGGCGCTGGCGCAGGACGTCGCCGTGCCCGAATTCGCGACCTATGCCGACACGGCCTATATCTTCAACACGCTGCTGTTCCTGGTGGGCGGCTTCCTCGTCTTCTGGATGGCCGCAGGGTTCGCCATGCTGGAAGCCGGGCTCGTCCGGTCGAAGAACGTGACGATGCAGCTCACCAAGAACATCTCGCTCTTCTCGATCGCGGCGATCATGTACTGGCTGATCGGATACGGGATCATGTATCCCGGCGATGACTGGACCGTGGTCGGATACCTGGGCGCGCTTTTCGTGCCCGCCGTGCTGGAGCCCGTAGGCGCCGGGGCCGACATGGTCGACGTGACATATGCCTCCGTCGGATCGGACTTCTTCTTCCAGCTGATGTTCGTCGCCACCACCGCGTCGATCGTGTCGGGCACCTTGGCCGAGCGGATCAAGCTCTGGCCGTTCCTGGCCTTCATCGTCGTGCTGACCGGGCTGATCTACCCGATCGAGGCGTCGTGGCAGTGGGGCGGCGGCTGGCTGTCGGAAGCGGGCTTCTCGGACTTCGCGGGATCCACCCTCGTCCATGCCGCCGGTGGCTTCGCCGCATTGGCGGGTGCCATCGTCCTGGGGCCGCGTCTGGGCAAGTACGCCAAGGACGGGCGCGTGGTGCCGATGCCGGGTTCCAACCTCGCGCTCGCCACGCTGGGCACATTCATCCTGTGGCTGGGATGGTTCGGCTTCAACGGCGCGTCGCAGCTGGCCATGGGCACGATCGGGGACGTCACCGACATCAGCCGGATCTTCGCCAACACCAACATGGCCGCTGCCGCCGGTGCGGTCGCCGCGCTGTTGATGACGCAGATCATCTACAATAAGGTCGACCTGACGATGGTGCTGAACGGTGCGCTGGCGGGCCTGGTCTCGATCACGGCGGGGCCGCTCGACCCGACCCTGTTCGGCGCGCTCTGGATCGGGGCGGTCGGCGGCATCATCGTGGTCTTCGCGGTGCCGATGCTGGACCGGATGAAGATCGACGACGTGGTCGGCGCGATCCCCGTCCACCTGATCGCCGGCTTCTGGGGCACGCTGGTGGTGCCGGTCTATACCGACGGCACGTCCTTCGGCACGCAGATCCTGGGCTTCGTCGCCATCGGCGCCTTCGTCTTCATCGCCAGCCTCGTGGTCTGGCTGATCCTGAAGGCGCTGGGCGGCATCCGCGTGGACGAGGAGGCGGAGATCAACGGTCTCGACATGGCCGAGCTGGGGATGGAGGCCTACCCGGAATTCGCGCGCGGCTGA